Part of the Acaryochloris thomasi RCC1774 genome, ATCGGGATCTAACTCAAATCCAGACTCACCTTCGAGTTCAACAGCTTCAGGGGCCGTGGGTTGGAGCTGTCGCCAGAGCAGACCCACCAAGATGAGCACGGCACAGACGATCACGCCAAGGGCATCTGAACGAGACTGGGAGCTGAGGAGTTCAGGGGTGAAGACTCGGTTGAGAAAAAAGAGACATTCGCCCAAGGCTCCCACAACAATAGGAAGGCGTCGGATAATCTTGTTGGGATCGGATTGGGCCATCCGCGATCGGTCCAGAGAGATACGTTGTCTTTATGGTAGTCTGCGGGCTGGACGCAGGGCTTTACCAAGGTCCATCACAAAACTTTAGCGGGTGTTAAAGGAGCAGCACAATTGAGGAGAATTCTATTCATATGTAGTGAGAACCGTCTTCGCAGCCCAACAGCAGAAGCTATTTTTTCTGAGATGGAGGGAATTGAGGCACTGTCTGCTGGAACGAATAAGGATGCTGAGACTCCGCTAACAGGGGATTTGATTGAGTGGGCCGATGTCATTTTGGTGATGGAGTCCTCTCATCGACAGAAGGTGGCCAAGAAATATCAACCTCTGCTGAAAGATAAGAAGCTAGCTAGTTTAGCTATTCCGGACCACTACGAGTTTATGGATCCAGAGCTAGTGCGAGTTTTGAAGGCGAAGGTGCCTAGATACATCGAATGAAACATCACTGGCTCTCATGGAGAGAAGCGATGAGAGTAGATGACCTTAATAAAGTAGTTAGGCTTCGCAAAAATGAACCAAACACTGCTCTACAGAGACCATATAATTGCGACACTTAATGAGCAGGATGCAGACTTCCCCACATTTTGGGGAACAATCAATCTCTCGGCTATGGATCCAGAAACACCTGTTATTGTCCGCGAATACATTGAGTGGTCAATAACAACTTGGCCAAAGATTGAAAGCGATACATACACAGCAGATGATGCAGAGATCGAGGAGCAGAAGTTTGGAAATCTAATTCAATCTTCTGATTGGTGGCTAGAAGGCACGGATAAAGAAAGAATTCCAATCTTGATCCCTTGTTTTCAGTCGAATAATGAGGCTAATTGGCGTATTGACCCGAGTAGATCTACTACCTGACAAGGGTCTGCAGGAGACGCTCAAAACCTGTTTGACTGACAGAACTTTCTGGCTTGGCGGTTAAACCCGCAGCTACAAGAACAAAATCCGCCTGCGCGGATTGCCAGAAGTATTGATGTCTATAGTCTGCGGAGGCAGACTTCGTTCTTGTCGGCACAAATTCTATTCGCCAGCCTCATCAACGCATCCATCGGGTTTACAGCACTTTTGTCAGTCAATCAGCGCTCAAAACACACTCTTGGTCAACACTTTAAAGTAATTCTCGCGCCCCTGAGAGCAATCCGATAGGCAGAGTCAAATTGGTTCCCCGCAGAAGCATCGGCTTCTGGATAACCTCGTGAAAAGCACCTTTAGCGGAACGCCTTGGGTACAGGCATTCCTGCCTGTACGGCGTAGTTCAGATAACGTCGAGCACTTGCTTTATCGCCAGCAGTGAGTGCGGCCTTAATGGCGCGTCGAAAATCGGTATAGGCCGAGGATTTATCCTCAATGCGATTGAGGCGGACAACACCGCGGCTGAAATAACCTAAGCCTTTGTCAGGATGAACCCTAATCCGCTCGCTATAGAAATGGAGACAGGTTGTATAGTCCCGGACTTTGTCGTGGCAGTAAGCATCGCCTAGCCGTGAATACAAAAAAGCGTCTGTAGGCTCTAGCTCAATGGCCGCCTTCAGCATAGGAATCGCCTGATGCGGGAAGGCCTCAAGCTTACTCACCCCTGCAACTTTGTAGGTTGTGAATAGAGAGAGCTTTACGAGGCTGGTATAGCGGGGGCGGGGGCTATATCTGATTGCCCTTTTGAAAATTGCGATCGCATGATCAAATTGAAACCGCGCCAGTTCTTTCTGACCTAAAAGATAGAGCGTCTCAGGATTGTTGGTGGCGTTCGCCTGCTCAAGGGCTGCGGACTGCGCGAGAGCCGGTCCTGCAGTGAGCGCTAACGCTGTGATGGCTAGCGCCATTATTTTGGGCATAACTCTATCGAATCCTTTAGCAAAATGTCGCCAACAGCACCAGGGCATTACGGTTCTGGAACCAGTTCTCGAGGGGCCGATGATAGTTTTTTCAGCAGTTCTGCCGTTTTATCATAGGCAGCCGTTCTATTTTGTTTCTGAAAGAACTCTGCTGCCGTTTGTAGATCGCGGATGGCCTGCGTCTCGTTGTCGGCTCTCGCATGGACGAGACCCCGCAATAGGTAAACATCAGAAAAACCAGGATTGAGGGCGATAGCTTTGTCGTAGTCTGCGATAGCCTTGGGGTCGTCCTTCAAAGTGTCATGGATTAGCCCTCGACTGGCATAGGGCAACGGATCGCGGGGGGCAAGGGCAACCACTTTGTCATAGTCAGCGATGGCCTTGGGGTAGTCCTTGAGGTCTTTGTATATCTCTGCTCGGAGCAGCAAGGCATAGACATCTTCTGAATCGAGCGCAATGGCTTGATCAAAGTCTGAGATGGCCTTGGGATAGTCTTTTGAGTCCTTGTATAAACTGCCCCGGATATTGTATGCATAGGCATCTTTCGGATCGAGTGCGATCGCTTTATCAAAGTCGGCCAACGCTTTGACAGTATCCTTTAGGTCTCGATGGATGCTGCCTCGGGCTTTATAGGCGTAGGCATCTTCAGGGTTAAGGGCAATGGCTTTGTCGAAATCAGCCAGTGCTTGGGAATTCTTTTGGATCTCTTTGTGGGCAATCCCTCGAGCAAGGTAGGCGTAGACGTACTTGGGATCAAGGGCAATGGCTTTGTCATAGTCTGCAATTGCCTTTGAGTCGGCATTGATGGCTTTGTAGGTATTGCCGCGAACGGTGTAGGCATAGACATCTTTGGGGTTGAGGGCGATGGCTTTGCTGTAGGTTGAGATCGCGCCTTGATAATCCCCTTGCTTGTACTTTTCGAGAGCTTGCTGATGCAAATCACCGGTTGTTGAGGCTTGACTGAGCCAATAACCGGTAGCTGGCATAGCCGAGCCTGATGCTTTGTCAACAGTCTCAAGACTAGGGTGACTCGCCCAGGCCGCTTTCAAGGGCATGGTCCAGGTGGACAGGGGCAAGATAAAGAGAAGCAGAAAGCGGGAAGATTTCATCACTGAAAACATTTATTTTGACAGAGTCTTGAGGCTTATTCTATCTCTAACATTAGTACTAAAACCTGTTATTGCGCAGGTCATTGCATCAGGACTATCCACTCACTTGATCTCTCAAAACCAGTGTTTTTATCCCGTCATTAAATCGCGAAGCTTCTGGACCTTCGCTCTGGGCATAAAAATCCGAAGGAATTAAAATAGAGAAAGCTTAAATCGACTGAACAGAGTCTAATACAAGCTATATAAAGTAGCGTCATTGTCCCAGCTAAATCTATTCTCTATGAATAACCTTTTATCCAAGATCGCAGTGATATTCTCTTTTATTGCCTTAGCTGGCAGTGGATTTGCTGTATCTCGCGTGAGCCAACTTGAGTTATCGCTACCGAGTGCATCGGTTTCCAGCTCAGTTGTGCCAGACTCTCCCCCAGAGGACTCTCCAACTGCGCAAGAGACTGACCCCGACGAATCTTCTAGAAACGGGCAAAGCATTCAGTTAGGACAGTTTTCTCAGGTGGCTCTTGATGGTCAAGCCAGGGTTGAGATCACGGCGGCAAAGCGGCTTGAAACCGCGGAAGGCTCGGCCGACAATATGATAGTGCTAGAGCTGCGGTATCGTCGTCTTGTCGATACCGTCGTCGGCAATGGCTATATTCATTTGGGTAAGGCCCAGGCACGCAATCCTGACACGAGAGAAATCTATCGCCCGATCGCCAACGACAAGAAAACCGCCCCTTTTTTCGCTAAAACGCTGCCGACTGATGCCTGGGCCGATGCTTTCGTATGGTTGCAGGTACCTAAAGAGATCGACACAGTCGATGTCGTGCTCGACAAAACCCCAGTATTCAAAGGCGTGCCGATCTCGAGCTAAAGACGATCGATGTATAAAAAAGCTAGGGCTGTTTGGCCAGATCTTTATACACAATCGTTAGGAATTTCTCTGGACTCATAAAATCCTGCCCCCACTTTTCGTCATAGTCTGCCGTAGGTTTAGAGGCGATGAAGTCTTCTAGAGAGGTGCCTTTGTCGATGGCGGCTTGGGTGCGATCTCGCACATCTACTAGCATCTTTCGATAGACCTCTAGCTCAGCGCGGTTCGACAGCGATCCGTGCCCCGGAATAATCTTGGTGGTCTCAGTTGCCAAGGCCAGAACCTTATCTGCGGCGGCTAACATACCCTCAACAGAACCGCCGCTGGAGGTATCGATGAAGGGATAGCGTCCATTGAAGTAAACGTCACCTGTGTGAATCACGTCAGCTTCTTTGAAATGGAGAACGGAATCACCGTCGGTGTGCGCTGGTTCCACATGAAAGGTATGGATCGTTTGGCCGTTGAGATGAAAGGTAGTGGTGTCGTTGAACGTGACCACCGGTAGCGCGGCTTTTGGTGACGCGGGTACTGTGCGCTGGAACGCTTCCATAAACTGTTCGCGGCTCATCCGTTCACGCACCTGATCATGGGCCACAATGACAACGCCCGCATTGCCCAGATTCTCGTTGCCGCCCGTATGATCGCCGTGCCAGTGGGTGTTGAGTAAAAATCGAATCGGCTTATCAGTAATTTCTGCAATAGCCGCTTTAATCTTCTCGGTCAGGGGCGCAAACTGGTCATCCACCATAAAAACGCCGTCTTCACCAGCAGAGACGCCAATATTGCCGCCTTCACCAACGAGCATGTAGATCCCTTCCGCGACAGGAATCGTTTCAATCTCTGTTTTGCTGAAGTCCTGCTGCTGAGCCAAGCTCTGGCAGCCTAGGCTGACGATTCCAATGCCGATAGCGGTAGCGAGAACGTGACGACGTAATCCCATAATTTGCTTCTTTACTTCCGGTTCACCTAATTGCATTTATTTTAAGCTGTTGCGACTGTGTATTCCTGCGTTATCGGGATTCGTTGACGCTTCCCCCCTGCCAGCGATTGAGAGGGACGCAATCAATGTCGAGCTGGTCGAGGGCACGGGCGACAACAAAGTCAGCCAAATCTTCAATGGTTTGAGGCTGATGGTACCAGGCAGGAATCGCGGGTACGATGCGCGCACCCGCTTCGGCTAGAGCGGTCAGATTCCGCAGGTGAATGAGGCTAAACGGCGTTTCTCGCGGCACAAGGATAAGCTTGCGGCCTTCTTTGAGCTGAACGTCGGCAGATCGTTCGAGCAAGTCGGAGCTGAGACCCGCTGCAATTTTGGCCACAGTACTCATGCTGCAGGGCATCACCACCATGCCCAAAGCGCGGCAGGAACCACTGGCAATGCCTGCCCCTACATTGGTGGCAGAGTGGCAGATCAGTTTGCCGCCCAGCTCGTTGGCCTGTTCGCGCCAGAACAGCTCTTGCTTATCTAGGTCTGCGGGCATCTGAATATCTTGCTCCGCTTTCCAGACTTGGTAAGTGGCTTTAGAGGCGACCAGCTCGACGGTGTAATGGGCCTTTAATAAAAATTTGAGCGCTCGAACGGCATAGATAAGGCCCGATGCACCGCTCACCCCTAAAATGACGGGTCGGTCAGAATGGTTCAGGTCAGGCACGCTGATCACGTTGATGAAAAGGACTGAAGGCTGCTGAGGCAACGTTTCATTATAGCGTCGCGTTTAAGGGGCAATATTGCTGGTGGCGGGCTAGAATCAATCCCGGTAGCGCAGTAAGGAAGACAGGCATGGAAAAGCAGACCGTCGGGCGGCGGCTAGCGATTTTTATGGTGCTGGCTTGGATGGCTGTAATGTTCCAGTTTTCAACTCAGCTTTGGAACAGCACCCATACAAAGGCCATCCTGGAGAGGGTTCTGTCTGCGCCTTTTGTGCCCGATGTTGTGGCCTCGCTTGATGCCCTCAATTTTGGCGTGCGGAAGGCGGCTCACTTTACGGAGTATGCGGTGCTAGCGGGGGTTGCCTATGGAGCGGCGGCACTCGGGTTTCAGCGACCCAGAACCCGGTCGCTTCAGATAGCTTTAACCTGCGCCATTCTGTTTGCTATTTCAGATGAATGGCACCAACGCTTTGTTCCGGGCCGCACGTCTACGCCCCAGGATGTGGGGATTGATATTCTGGGAGCCTGCGTGGTGGTGATTGCGATCGCACTTTGGCAATGGCGAAGGCCGGCCTCTAAAAATTCCACAGCAGAGGATTATCATCTAAATGATCGGTAACGCCGCGACCGATTTCATCAATAGCTGATCGTTCAGATTCAGATAAAGTGACTTGCGCTGCCTGAGCATTATCTTGCACCTGCACAGCATTTCTAGCACCTGCGATCGCAACCGTCTGAGGCTGAGCCGTTATCCAAGCAAGAGCCAACTGCGCGAGCGTAATCCCCTTACGTTCGGCAATGGGCCGTAGCTGAGAGAGTGCCGCCTGGGCACGCTCATAATTCTCACCCTGAAAGAGCTTATTGCTGGCTCGATTATCTGCAGAATCAAACTGATGCTGAGGACCAAATTTCCCTGTAAGTAGCCCCTGCGCCAGTGGCGAATAGGCAAAGATCGTAATCTGATGCTCAATGCAATAGGCCTGAGCCTCCTGTTCTACATAGCGCCAGAAGAGAGAATAGGGAACCTGAAGGCTGTCAATGCGGCCATAGTTCGCCGCTTCGGCAAGCTGCGCCTGAGAAAAGTTAGAAACGCCAATGGCACGGATTTTGCCCTGCTCTTTGAGTTTTAAGAGAGCCGTCATCGTTTCTTCAATCGGCACGACTTTACTGTCAAAAGCCCCTGAAGGCCAGTGGATAAAATAGAGGTCAATATGGTCTGTCTGCAGGTTCCTGAGAGAGTTTTCGCAGGCTGTGAGCACCTGACCGTGTTGCAAATGGGTTGGGAACACCTTAGTCACATAAACAAGCCGATCACGGATATCTGAGACCGCTTCTGCCACAATTTTTTCAGAGTGCCCTTCACCGTAGATCTCTGCCGTGTCAATGGTGGTGATACCTGCATCGACCGCTGCTCGAATCGCGGCAATGGAGTCCTGATCTTCAATACCAACCCAGCGGCTTTTCCCGGCTTGCCAGGTTCCCATCAAGATCGGGGTAACCTGAATAGTAGTGGTCCCCAACTGCCGAGTTTGCATTTACGCCTCCTTACTATCTGTCGCGTGACGCCGTTTTTATGAAATTTCGCTTTTCTCTGCTTTTGGCGGGTGTGCTTCTCACCCTAACGCCAATCAAATCTTGGGGACAATCTATTACCAGCCTCAACCAGCAACTGCAGCAGTCTGTGGGCAGTCAAAACTGGTCTCAGGCCATCCAAATCATTGATCAAATGGTGAAGGTCTCGCCCGGACAGGCGGCCAGCCTCAACCAGTACCGCTCTGAGCTTCAGCGGCTGCAGCAGTCTCAACCCGCTCAAACCTATAGCGCCCCCACCGCAGCCAAAGCGGGCGTTGTTGGACAGATTCCGATTAAGCGCCGCAGTGCGGGTGTACCGGTGGTCGATGTCACCTTCAATGGGCGGCAGTCCTTTGAAATGTTGGTGGACTCAGGGGCAAGCTTCACGGTCATTACCCGACCGATGGCAAAGGCGCTGGGGATTACGGGTGCTCATATTGTTGATACAGTGCGGGTTTCTACGGCCAACGGCACAACCCAGTTTCCGATTGTATACGTCAGCTCTGTTGATGTTGGGGGCTTGAGGAGCACGCAGATTCCGGTTGCGATCGCAGGTCCTGACATGAAACTGGGCCTACTGGGCCAAGATTTTCTGCAGAAGTATGACGTTTTGATTCGCGCCAGACAGATCGAGTTCTCCCAACAGCGGTAGGCGCTTTTCCCGCGCCGGGCATCCGTTTCGGGGTACAGACTATGACAGGATAGGAAAGAATACTCAATCTCAACCTGATCCTATGTCTGACGTACATCCTTCGATTGCTCAGCACTATCATCAGCGAACAAAATACGATCCAGAGACCATTAACCAGCGCGGTCGCGCCCTGGATTTTTCTCAGCAGCCGGTGCCCTTTAAGACCTACAAGGTGGGGACAGAGATTGACCTGAAGCCTTACCTAGAAGGTGAGCCGGTCACCGATCCGCAGATGCGGCAGCGACAGCGTCTGTCGCATCTGCTCTATCACAGCTATGGCGTTACTGCCGTAGTACCCTACCCTAACAACCCGTTTTATATGCGAGCAGCCCCCTCAGCAGGCGGACTGTATCCAGCAGAGATCTATTTGATTGCCCGTGAAGATGCAGTCCTGCCCACGGGCCTCTATAACTATCAGGTGCAGACCCATTCCCTGTGGCGATTTTGGGACAATCAGGTGTGGTCGGCTTTAGAAGAAGCCTGTCTCTGGCATCCGGCCTTGGCTTCGACGCAGGTAGTGTTAGTAATCACAGCGGTGTTTTGGCGATCGGCTTGGCGCTATGAAGATCGAGCCTATCGCCGTATTTTTCTTGATAGCGGCCATCTGCTCGGGAATATAGAGCTGGCTGCAGCCATGAATGATTACCGGCCACATTTGATGGGCGGCTTTGTCGATGAAGCGCTCAATCAGCTCCTGTATCTTGATGAAGATCAGGAAGGGGCAATTGCGGCAATTGCCCTAGCTGACCTGCTAGAGATTAATCAGAATTTGCAGCCGACGCCCACCGCGCTGCCGTCAGAGACGGATACGTCCTACCCTGAAATTTTAGATGGGGAGCTGCTTCACTACTGCCACGAAGCGAGCGAGGTGTATGCCCTAGATGCGGCCTATCCGAAAGATCGTCTGATCTTGTGTGCTGAGGATAAGTATAATTTTCCGTTTTGTCTCAAGGTGCCGACCACCAGCGAGCCGATCCAGTGGGGAGACTCTTTGACAGAATTGGCGACGACCATTCGAGGGCGACGCTCAACCCGTCGCTTTACAGGGGATGCGATTACCCTGCCGGATCTGTCTGCCCTACTTGATTTCACCTACCACCCTGAGCATTACCAAGACCAGGGGCTCGATCCACAGCCGGATACGTTTGATCTGAGCTTGATTCAAACCTTTGTGGCGGTTTCTGATGTGACAGGTCTAGAGGCGGGCTGCTACTACTACGCGGCCCAGGCCAAGGAGCTGCGTCAGATTCGGTTTAAAAACTTCCGGCGAGAGCTGCACTACCTCTGTCTGCAACAGGATCTGGGCAGAGATGCGGCGGCGGTGGTTTTCCATACGGCAGATTTAGGGGTTGCGATCGCAACCTACGGCGACCGGGCCTATCGCTACCTACACATGGATGCGGGCTATCTAGGGCAGCGCCTCAATCTCGCAGCCATTCGACTGCAGCTAGGGGTGAGCGGCATTGCGGGCTTTTTCGACGATCACGTCAACGAAGTCTTGGGTATTCCCACCGATGAAGCCGTTCTGTACATCACCACATTAGGACAACCACCTGCGTCCTAAAATCTGTGTTAATTTATACAGTCTGAGGCAAAGTTGGGAACTCTATAAAAAGATAACGCCCAACCGCCATTTATTTGCGACCCGCCATGAACCCTCCTTCAACGAAGGCCAAACTAGACTCGATCCAACAGCTCCAGACTCGCCTATCGGCAGCCCTAGAACATAACTGCTACCTAGGTGAAGAATTTCTCGCCAAGCTCTCGATGGATATTGAAGCGCAGCTGCAAGAGCTGGCTATCATGCTAGAGAAGCCCGTCAGTAGCCGCTATAGTTCACCTACCGCTGAGCTTTCTTGTCCTGGTACATGCGCTGGTCAGCATAGCTAAGCAGTTCACCTAGGTCGTTGCCATCACTGGGATGGCAGGCAATGCCAATGCTAGCCGTGATCTGCAAATGATAGCCCTCAATATGAGCCGGTTGAGAAAACTTCTCAATCAAACGGTGACGGGTTGCCCATGCAACGCTTTGGTTCGCCCGCGAGAGCAGTGCCACAAATTCATCACCGCCCAAGCGGGCCACAATGTCACCGTCTCGAATACAGGCCTTGAGGCATTGGGCAACATAGACTAGTACCGCATCACCGATGGCGTGCCCGTAGGTGTCATTGATGGCCTTAAACTGATTGAGATCGATATAGAGCAGGGTGACAGGCCACTGATCAGATGACCGGAGCGCCTGCTCTGCGCTCATCTCTAGCTGACGCCGATTGAAGAGTCCCGTGAGGCTATCGAGATAGGCAAACCGCTTGAGCTGCTCCTGCTGCGTCTTTTCAAAGGTGACGTCTCGAATAATAATCACAGAGCCAACCTGCTGCCCCCCTGGACTGCGCAGCGATCTTACCTTCACTTCCTTGAGTACCGATCGTTGGCGGCGCGTCAGCTTGATGGTTTGGGTAACTTCAGACGCCGAACGGCTTGAAAGAACAGGGTTGTAGACGGGGAAAACATCATGGAAAGCCCGTCCGAGAACTTTCGTCTCGTCGCACTCTCGATAGGCAGGTGGATTAAGATCCACAATGTTGTTGCGGGTATCGAGCAAAATCACGGCCTCTGCCGTATTCAGAAAAACGGTACGGTAGGAAACAGGCGCCAACCCTAAAAAACGGGCTTTGAAAAGACCAAACTGAATCATGATGCTGCTGATGGCAAAGCCCACAGGCGTTAGGTCGAGGCCATATGGAGTGACACCAGCAACAATATAAAGCGCGTTAAAGACAAAAGTGATAAACGTTGCCAGCAACAGGATCAGCGTCTGGCGTCTATAGATGGCAGAACTCGCAGCATAGGCATAAAGCAGCACCCCCACCCCAGTCAGCAATATGCTGTACTGATAGGGAATCATCACGTAATTGAACCACAGACCATGCTCAATACTCAGGGCTGGGATCGGCTCTGTGACGAATGATGTGGAAGACCAAATGAGGCCGTGTAGCGGATCCGTTGCGGCCAATAACAGATTGAGAGCCGGAATAATGAAGAGGGGCACCACATTCTTGCGCCGCAGCCAAGCGTCATTGTGGGTGTACCGAAGTGTGAAAATCAGCCAAGCCACAGGGAGCAGGGTAATGCCTAAATACTGAAGTTTTCCAAAGGTGATGCGGGCCGCTTCAGCAGGGCTAAGGTATTCAAAAACGGTGAAGAAACACCAGATAAAGACGCTACCGGCGAACAAGCTAAAAGCCCTCGCCCCCGGAATCTCACGGCGCTGCCACGCAAAAATCATGGCGTTGGCCGAAGCAAAAGCCGCGATCGCAGGGACGAGAGCCAGAAGAAGATAGAAACGCATTAAGCCTAGAAAAAGGATCCCAACTAAAGACTCGCGGAGGCTGCGCTAGAGTCCCGCCGAGAGGAGAATGGGTCAAGAACCAGAACCATGCTTGCTTCGCCCATTCCTTTCACCCTAGAGGAACCGACTGCCTCGGTCAATATTTTTTGTTGGCCGAATAATAAAGTTTTTGTAGTTACCCCAAGCTTTATGGACGGTGCTGAGGACAAAAAGTTCCTGAGTCCTTATCTCAGTTTAGACAGTAGGGGGGCAGCGCCCAATAATGTTTGGGTATAGGGATTCTGGGGCTGGGTGAAAATTTGGGCGGTGGGTCCGATCTCAACGATTTTGCCTTGGTTCATGACCGCGATCCGATCGCAAAAATACTGCGCCACCCATAGATCATGGGTAATAAATAAATAAGTGAGCTGAAACTCGGCTTTTAGGTCTTTCATCAGCTCTAGCACCTGAGTTTGAATGCTGGCGTCGAGCATACTGACCGGCTCATCACAGATCACTAGTTTGGGATGGGTGATTAAGGCCCTTGCGATCGCAACTCTCTGCTGCTGTCCCCCCGACAGATCGCCCGGATATCTCTGCTCATAGTCTTCAGGCGGCGTCAGTCCCACCCGCTCTAGCATGGAACGAACCTCCACTGGAGCCGATGCGCGTGTTGCGAGCTGGTGAATCAACAGTGGTTCGGCAATACTCTGGCCCACCGTCATCAGCGGATTAAGGCAGGCCAGCGGATCTTGGAAGATCATCTGGATCTCACGCCGGTAGCCCCGCATTTGCTCGTTAGAAAGAGCCGTCAAATTCGTATTGTCAAAGGTAACGGTCCCTGACGTCGGTCTGATGAGCTGCAGAATCGTGCGCGACAGCGTACTTTTGCCGCAGCCTGACTCACCCACCAGTCCTAGAACTTCCCCGTCATAAACGTCGAGACTAATATCGTCAACGGCCCTAATCTCAGGTGGAGGGCCAGAGAGGAACCGCCCAACTAAACTCGGGGACAGCGTGAAATACTGCTTAAGGGCCTGCACTTGCAGCAGAGGAACCTCTTCTGTCTGCGCTTTACCCGCATCCCCAGCCTGCAGATCGAGGGCAGCCTGCAGCAGAGCCTTTGTATAGTCATGCTGCGGCTGCGTCAAAATCCTTTGGGATGGCCCCGTTTCCACCATCTTGCCCTGATACATGACCGCGATGCGATCGCAATATTCACTCACCAACGCCAAATCATGGGAAATCAGCAATAGCCCCATCTCCCGCTCGGCGCATAGACGGGTCAACTCCCGCAAAATCTGAGCCGCCACCGTCACGTCTAAGCTCGTTGTCGGCTCATCCGCCACAATTAACTTTGGATCTAGCAGCAAGGCCAGGGCAATGGCCACCCGCTGCCGCATGCCGCCACTAAACTCATGGGGATACTGACGCCACCGCTCTGCGGGGATATTGACGGCGGCTAGAGTGTCTAAAATCTTTGCTTGAGCCTCTGCTTTCGAGAGATGAGGCTGGTGGGCCTTGAGCGTCTCTAGACAGTGGGCCTTAATCGTCATCAGCGGATTCAGCCGCGTCATCGGATCCTGAAAGATTAGCCCGACCCCCTCCCCTCGGAAGTGACGCATCTCTTGAGGAGAAAGCCCTAAAACCGA contains:
- a CDS encoding histidine kinase N-terminal 7TM domain-containing protein; the protein is MRFYLLLALVPAIAAFASANAMIFAWQRREIPGARAFSLFAGSVFIWCFFTVFEYLSPAEAARITFGKLQYLGITLLPVAWLIFTLRYTHNDAWLRRKNVVPLFIIPALNLLLAATDPLHGLIWSSTSFVTEPIPALSIEHGLWFNYVMIPYQYSILLTGVGVLLYAYAASSAIYRRQTLILLLATFITFVFNALYIVAGVTPYGLDLTPVGFAISSIMIQFGLFKARFLGLAPVSYRTVFLNTAEAVILLDTRNNIVDLNPPAYRECDETKVLGRAFHDVFPVYNPVLSSRSASEVTQTIKLTRRQRSVLKEVKVRSLRSPGGQQVGSVIIIRDVTFEKTQQEQLKRFAYLDSLTGLFNRRQLEMSAEQALRSSDQWPVTLLYIDLNQFKAINDTYGHAIGDAVLVYVAQCLKACIRDGDIVARLGGDEFVALLSRANQSVAWATRHRLIEKFSQPAHIEGYHLQITASIGIACHPSDGNDLGELLSYADQRMYQDKKAQR
- a CDS encoding dipeptide ABC transporter ATP-binding protein: MDAALLRVDNLRVAYPSPRSRPLNWAVDGLSLTICAGDRVGLVGESGCGKSTIGRAVMRLLPSRSQIEGSIQFQDRSVLGLSPQEMRHFRGEGVGLIFQDPMTRLNPLMTIKAHCLETLKAHQPHLSKAEAQAKILDTLAAVNIPAERWRQYPHEFSGGMRQRVAIALALLLDPKLIVADEPTTSLDVTVAAQILRELTRLCAEREMGLLLISHDLALVSEYCDRIAVMYQGKMVETGPSQRILTQPQHDYTKALLQAALDLQAGDAGKAQTEEVPLLQVQALKQYFTLSPSLVGRFLSGPPPEIRAVDDISLDVYDGEVLGLVGESGCGKSTLSRTILQLIRPTSGTVTFDNTNLTALSNEQMRGYRREIQMIFQDPLACLNPLMTVGQSIAEPLLIHQLATRASAPVEVRSMLERVGLTPPEDYEQRYPGDLSGGQQQRVAIARALITHPKLVICDEPVSMLDASIQTQVLELMKDLKAEFQLTYLFITHDLWVAQYFCDRIAVMNQGKIVEIGPTAQIFTQPQNPYTQTLLGAAPLLSKLR